One Limnohabitans curvus genomic window carries:
- a CDS encoding ATP-binding protein: MLFLIGPVLWVINQERSSISAFICSFFIFISMIMWKRGSSLVLVHLIYQGSLLGVILYNAYYLGGVTSSVMVWMGLVPILPIFLMSREWGYGWLVGSIAIVLGMLQLQINGHIPMRLGDTIDDLYLSTLMIGMLSLTQMILVSTYDTASWTMFQQITKKNEALQALSRKLEIASSHKDTFLATVSHEMRTPLNAVFGFLNIIERTDHLPSEVYGFVKHAKNSSSHLLTVINDLLDFSQMQQGRLVLAPQVVHLKQTVYQIHAALQSRAAEKNLKYSLEFIGEIPPYVKLDPHRLTQILLNLLGNAVKFTNQGGVRTEIRVFSAVDVKHSHDVTFEIVVSDTGIGISEHQIGKVFEPFVQIKEQDHIESDYSLRGNGLGLSITRSLVLLQGGVIDVQSKKGEGSAFRVCLPVHVEQAPNSLRDKSEPSVNPIEINLLVVDDHQMNRMVVSNLVKKFFPNATITEAKNGTEALTKMRSELFDLVLMDLIMPDLTGTEVVEIIRKEAAPYSDVNVVALTANLANEALHECNRVHMQGVLPKPIDLGLLVQTITQFGMPKDLKEIH; the protein is encoded by the coding sequence TTGTTGTTTCTCATTGGTCCTGTTCTTTGGGTGATTAACCAAGAGCGGTCATCAATTTCCGCCTTCATATGTTCCTTTTTCATCTTCATTAGTATGATTATGTGGAAGCGTGGCAGTTCGCTTGTTCTGGTGCATCTTATTTATCAAGGTTCGTTATTAGGAGTTATTCTCTATAATGCCTATTATCTGGGCGGTGTTACATCATCAGTCATGGTATGGATGGGGCTAGTTCCAATTCTCCCTATTTTCCTTATGTCTAGGGAGTGGGGTTATGGGTGGCTAGTAGGCTCTATTGCAATTGTCTTAGGTATGTTGCAATTACAGATAAACGGCCATATCCCGATGAGGTTGGGAGATACGATTGATGATTTGTATTTGAGCACATTAATGATAGGAATGCTGAGTCTTACTCAAATGATCTTAGTAAGTACGTATGACACGGCAAGCTGGACGATGTTTCAGCAAATCACAAAGAAAAATGAGGCGCTACAAGCGCTCTCTAGAAAATTGGAAATAGCAAGTTCCCATAAAGATACATTCCTTGCAACTGTTAGTCATGAGATGCGTACACCGTTGAACGCAGTATTCGGGTTTCTGAATATTATTGAGAGAACAGATCATTTGCCATCTGAGGTCTATGGATTTGTCAAACACGCGAAGAACTCCTCATCACATTTACTAACTGTTATTAATGACCTATTAGATTTCTCCCAAATGCAGCAAGGCCGATTGGTACTTGCTCCTCAGGTGGTCCATCTAAAGCAAACCGTGTATCAAATACATGCGGCTTTACAAAGCCGAGCAGCCGAGAAGAATCTGAAGTACAGCCTTGAATTCATTGGCGAGATCCCTCCGTATGTTAAGTTGGATCCCCATCGGTTAACTCAAATCCTCCTTAATTTGCTTGGGAATGCGGTGAAGTTCACGAATCAGGGTGGTGTGAGAACGGAGATTCGTGTCTTTTCGGCTGTTGATGTGAAGCACAGCCATGACGTTACGTTTGAGATCGTGGTCTCGGATACTGGAATCGGGATATCTGAGCATCAGATCGGAAAAGTATTTGAGCCATTTGTTCAAATCAAAGAACAGGATCATATAGAGTCCGATTATTCGTTAAGGGGTAACGGACTTGGTCTTTCGATTACAAGAAGTCTTGTTCTATTGCAAGGTGGGGTTATAGACGTCCAAAGTAAGAAGGGAGAGGGTTCGGCGTTTCGTGTGTGTTTGCCGGTTCATGTTGAGCAGGCGCCAAACTCTCTGCGTGATAAGTCTGAGCCCAGCGTGAATCCAATTGAAATAAATCTTCTGGTTGTGGATGATCACCAGATGAACCGAATGGTAGTAAGCAACCTAGTTAAAAAGTTCTTCCCTAATGCAACTATTACAGAAGCAAAAAATGGAACAGAAGCGTTGACGAAGATGCGCTCAGAACTCTTTGATTTAGTACTAATGGACCTGATCATGCCTGATCTAACAGGAACGGAAGTTGTTGAGATCATTCGCAAGGAGGCCGCTCCTTATTCAGATGTCAATGTCGTTGCTTTAACTGCTAATTTGGCTAATGAGGCTTTGCATGAATGTAATCGTGTTCACATGCAAGGCGTCTTGCCTAAGCCTATAGATCTTGGTTTACTTGTGCAGACGATTACACAGTTTGGAATGCCCAAAGATCTGAAAGAAATTCACTGA
- a CDS encoding NADH:flavin oxidoreductase: MWKPVQRIRWKTEPGGWPNEAQAKAAMLFEPMRVGPLHLDSRVWVPAMVPWRAALDGSVTSANIDWYRRFAQGAPGVIVVEATGIRDVPSGALLRISDDKFVQGLGEIARVIHEASGGRTRAIIQLIDFLAMKRRPDPKDFFFRYLAITERHREKLNLPGTDDLQVRTALSKLTEDQLTQVLEARELENLKMGFRERVTDVHLQHIRELPEQLPSLFAQAAKRAQDAGFDGVELHYAHAYTMASFLSTLNTRQDKWGGSREDRVRLPLDVFRAVKACVEPSFAVGCRLLTEEIIAGGAGQEDAEFYALELSRAGMDFLSFSRGGKFEDAQQPKVKHAAYPYTGPSGYECMPQYISDEQGPFGRNVAPTRRIRQRLRAENLQVPVVVAGGIYDFSVAEELLRNGSADLIGMARQSLADPDWPEKVRMGRGEQVRLCRYSNYCEALDARHEMVTCELWDREDLHLPGVAKTPDGRRRLVPKSEACNKSDDNGKHLMK; this comes from the coding sequence ATGTGGAAGCCAGTGCAACGCATCAGATGGAAGACAGAGCCGGGGGGGTGGCCCAATGAGGCTCAAGCGAAGGCCGCAATGCTTTTCGAGCCCATGCGTGTTGGTCCATTACATCTGGACTCAAGAGTCTGGGTGCCTGCCATGGTTCCGTGGCGAGCGGCATTAGACGGTTCAGTTACTTCCGCGAACATCGACTGGTATCGAAGATTTGCACAAGGAGCCCCGGGCGTAATCGTGGTGGAGGCAACGGGGATACGTGATGTTCCATCTGGTGCTTTATTGCGTATCAGCGATGACAAATTCGTGCAAGGGCTGGGTGAAATCGCTCGTGTGATACATGAGGCCAGTGGGGGACGAACGCGGGCAATTATTCAACTCATTGATTTTCTTGCAATGAAGCGTCGCCCGGATCCTAAAGATTTCTTCTTCCGATATTTAGCGATTACTGAACGACATCGGGAGAAGTTGAATCTACCTGGGACAGATGATTTACAAGTGAGAACAGCGCTTTCAAAGCTAACAGAAGATCAGTTAACGCAGGTGTTAGAAGCGCGCGAGTTGGAAAATTTGAAGATGGGATTTAGGGAGCGTGTCACGGACGTGCATCTTCAACACATTCGAGAATTACCAGAGCAGTTGCCATCGCTTTTTGCTCAAGCAGCGAAGAGGGCCCAAGACGCTGGGTTTGATGGTGTCGAATTGCATTACGCGCATGCGTACACCATGGCATCTTTCCTATCGACCTTGAATACTCGGCAAGATAAGTGGGGCGGATCACGGGAGGACAGAGTCAGATTACCGTTGGATGTATTTCGTGCGGTGAAAGCGTGTGTTGAACCGAGCTTTGCGGTCGGGTGTCGTCTGTTGACGGAAGAAATCATTGCTGGTGGTGCAGGGCAAGAAGATGCTGAGTTTTATGCACTTGAATTGTCGCGAGCTGGAATGGACTTTTTGTCTTTTTCCCGAGGTGGAAAATTCGAAGACGCACAGCAACCTAAAGTGAAGCATGCCGCTTACCCGTATACAGGACCATCTGGGTACGAGTGCATGCCTCAGTACATCTCGGACGAACAAGGCCCTTTTGGCAGGAACGTTGCGCCGACAAGAAGAATTAGGCAACGGTTGCGTGCAGAGAATCTGCAAGTGCCAGTGGTGGTTGCGGGTGGGATTTACGATTTTTCTGTTGCCGAGGAGCTACTTCGCAATGGCAGCGCAGATCTTATTGGCATGGCGAGACAAAGCCTTGCAGATCCAGATTGGCCGGAAAAAGTACGAATGGGTAGGGGTGAGCAGGTTCGTTTGTGCCGTTATTCAAATTACTGCGAAGCATTAGATGCTAGGCATGAAATGGTGACATGTGAGCTGTGGGACCGTGAAGATTTGCATTTGCCAGGGGTTGCGAAAACTCCGGACGGGAGACGTCGACTGGTACCAAAAAGCGAAGCGTGCAACAAGTCTGATGATAATGGTAAACACTTAATGAAATAG